In the Candidatus Cloacimonadota bacterium genome, one interval contains:
- a CDS encoding winged helix-turn-helix domain-containing protein, producing MSVQSAAIQVLKEAGKPLHATEIAKLIIEAGLWKSDGKTPEATVSARLYSDIKSNGDKSPFVKVGPQTFALRDSTEIEGDTASALAPVEKPSKPHPTNAGFSFIDCAQKVLEEFGGKKPMHYKEITGKALEKG from the coding sequence ATGAGTGTCCAGAGTGCAGCTATCCAGGTGTTGAAAGAGGCAGGCAAGCCGCTCCATGCCACTGAAATCGCCAAGCTGATCATCGAAGCTGGGCTCTGGAAGTCTGATGGTAAGACACCGGAGGCCACCGTTAGCGCCCGGCTCTACTCCGACATCAAGAGCAACGGGGATAAGTCGCCCTTTGTAAAGGTAGGTCCTCAAACCTTCGCACTCCGTGATTCAACTGAAATAGAAGGTGACACGGCGTCGGCTCTTGCACCTGTCGAAAAGCCATCAAAACCTCATCCCACCAACGCGGGCTTTTCCTTCATCGATTGTGCTCAGAAGGTTCTTGAGGAGTTCGGCGGCAAAAAGCCGATGCACTACAAGGAAATCACCGGGAAGGCGTTGGAAAAAGGA